The Lacrimispora xylanolytica genome has a segment encoding these proteins:
- a CDS encoding ABC transporter permease: protein MMYMTLIQCSFKQQIQYKWNLLFHIIGDFLRIYIKVCIWKALLTAGKGIESDFKSLAAYTVLATMVILLTKSSVAGDLADRVRSGMIAVDLIRPISLKWYFFFRQMGGNLFDFFFEGVLIAFLSWVIWELPFHGISVILPFIPCLMGGIVIMFYIQYMFGLLVFWMKDGTYTNMITYALFVLFSGIEIPLWFYPDWLRTIGEFLPFRYIVHEPITIWLGQKSGREIVMTLIVQGFWLLVLYMVERCLWSFIKKKLEIQGG from the coding sequence ATGATGTATATGACGCTGATTCAATGCAGCTTTAAACAGCAGATACAATACAAATGGAATCTGTTATTTCACATCATAGGGGATTTTTTAAGAATATACATAAAGGTTTGTATTTGGAAAGCCCTTCTAACGGCAGGAAAGGGCATTGAGAGTGATTTTAAATCTCTGGCAGCTTATACAGTTTTGGCAACTATGGTTATTCTCCTGACAAAATCCAGCGTGGCAGGAGACCTTGCAGATCGTGTCAGGTCTGGAATGATCGCAGTGGACCTCATTCGCCCCATCTCCCTGAAATGGTACTTTTTCTTTCGCCAGATGGGTGGGAACTTGTTTGATTTTTTCTTTGAAGGAGTATTAATTGCTTTCTTATCATGGGTGATCTGGGAGCTTCCATTTCATGGTATCAGCGTAATACTGCCATTTATCCCATGTCTGATGGGTGGGATTGTCATCATGTTTTACATACAGTATATGTTTGGTCTGCTGGTGTTCTGGATGAAAGATGGAACATATACCAATATGATTACTTACGCCCTATTCGTGTTATTTTCAGGAATAGAAATTCCGTTGTGGTTTTATCCCGACTGGCTTCGGACCATAGGAGAGTTTTTACCGTTTCGCTATATTGTCCATGAACCAATTACCATATGGTTAGGCCAGAAAAGTGGAAGAGAAATAGTAATGACTCTTATCGTGCAGGGGTTCTGGCTCCTGGTATTGTATATGGTAGAACGATGTCTGTGGAGTTTTATAAAAAAGAAACTTGAAATTCAGGGAGGGTAA
- a CDS encoding ABC transporter permease encodes MIGLYIAFARISFLTQLEYRGQYFMRMVSKILGWSTGFIMLMVLLQKFQTIGGWSIYEILLLYAFDVLSYSIAGTFCMGAFGKLPGMIRQGELDSILTKPVNPFVYLVSTKISAGYTSNYIIALGIIIFSLRKLGIVLDGFRSVWLVLDIIGASLIQMAGFMITTVPAFWLYKSDGLYQLFYKNFTEFLKYPISIYNVGVQTLLTFILPYAFINYYPVQYFLNKEEGRFASCFMFLTPIVGIVVFWGAYLFLLRGLRAYHSTGS; translated from the coding sequence ATGATTGGCTTATATATTGCATTTGCCAGAATTTCATTTTTAACACAGCTGGAGTACCGGGGACAGTATTTTATGAGAATGGTGTCAAAAATACTTGGCTGGTCCACTGGTTTCATTATGCTTATGGTCCTCCTTCAAAAATTTCAGACCATTGGAGGCTGGAGTATTTATGAAATCCTGTTGCTTTACGCGTTTGATGTTCTTTCCTATTCCATAGCCGGCACCTTTTGCATGGGAGCTTTCGGTAAGCTGCCAGGCATGATTCGACAGGGGGAACTTGACAGTATCTTAACAAAGCCTGTTAATCCGTTTGTGTATCTTGTATCCACTAAAATCAGCGCAGGATATACCAGCAATTATATTATCGCTTTGGGTATAATCATCTTTAGCTTAAGAAAGCTGGGAATAGTCCTGGACGGCTTCCGGTCAGTCTGGCTGGTTTTGGATATCATAGGCGCTTCCCTGATACAGATGGCTGGATTTATGATTACTACAGTTCCTGCTTTTTGGCTCTATAAGAGTGATGGACTTTATCAGTTGTTCTATAAGAATTTTACAGAATTTTTAAAATATCCAATCTCTATCTATAACGTTGGAGTTCAGACCCTTTTGACGTTTATATTGCCATATGCATTTATCAATTACTATCCAGTGCAGTATTTCTTAAACAAGGAAGAAGGAAGATTTGCTTCCTGTTTTATGTTCTTGACACCAATTGTAGGAATTGTGGTTTTTTGGGGGGCATACCTTTTTTTGCTGAGAGGACTAAGAGCTTATCATAGTACCGGGTCGTGA
- a CDS encoding branched-chain amino acid ABC transporter permease produces the protein MDKSNRTNFRLSKTLKSNIITYGLVIVAFIIVQMLVNAGQVSSLMKGLLVPLCIYTILAISLNLTVGILGELSLGHAGFMCVGAFSSAIFSISMLETIPNAGFRFFLAILIGAASAAVAGIIVGIPVLRLRGDYLAIVTLAFGEIIKNVVNVIFIGKDSNGLHFSMKNAMALNMEKDGKMILNGAQGITGTPKNATFLIGVLLILVTLFIVLNLIHSRSGRAIMSVRDNRIAAESIGINITKYKLMAFTISASLAGVAGVLYSHNLSSLTATQKNFGYNQSIMILVFVVLGGIGNIRGSMIAAVILTLLPELLRGLNTYRMLIYAIILIFMMIFNWSPKLIDLRKRIFHKSRTERERV, from the coding sequence ATGGATAAAAGTAATAGAACTAATTTTCGTCTGAGTAAAACATTAAAAAGCAATATCATCACCTATGGATTAGTGATCGTTGCCTTTATCATTGTCCAGATGCTTGTAAACGCTGGGCAGGTAAGCAGTCTTATGAAGGGGCTTTTAGTACCTCTGTGTATTTATACCATACTGGCTATATCCCTGAATCTGACTGTTGGTATTCTCGGAGAGCTGAGTCTTGGACATGCTGGTTTTATGTGCGTTGGTGCATTCTCCAGTGCCATTTTCTCTATTTCCATGTTAGAGACCATCCCAAATGCCGGCTTTCGCTTTTTTCTGGCCATCCTGATTGGTGCAGCCTCAGCTGCAGTGGCTGGAATTATTGTTGGAATCCCGGTGTTAAGACTTCGTGGCGACTACCTGGCTATCGTTACTCTTGCTTTTGGTGAGATTATCAAGAATGTAGTTAACGTTATTTTTATTGGTAAGGACTCCAATGGCTTACATTTTTCCATGAAAAATGCGATGGCACTTAATATGGAAAAAGATGGAAAGATGATTTTGAATGGTGCCCAGGGAATCACTGGAACGCCAAAGAACGCTACGTTCCTGATTGGTGTACTCCTCATTCTGGTCACTCTTTTTATCGTACTGAACTTAATCCATTCCAGATCCGGACGTGCAATCATGTCAGTGCGTGATAACCGGATTGCGGCTGAATCCATTGGTATTAATATAACAAAGTATAAGCTTATGGCATTTACTATCTCTGCTTCCTTAGCAGGTGTGGCAGGAGTGCTTTATTCTCACAATTTATCCTCGCTTACGGCTACACAGAAGAATTTTGGCTACAACCAGTCTATTATGATTCTGGTATTCGTGGTTCTTGGAGGAATTGGTAATATCCGTGGTTCTATGATCGCGGCAGTGATACTGACTCTGCTCCCTGAACTGTTAAGAGGCTTAAATACGTATCGTATGCTGATTTACGCCATCATCCTGATTTTCATGATGATTTTCAACTGGAGTCCTAAGCTTATTGACTTAAGAAAACGTATTTTTCATAAGAGCAGGACAGAAAGAGAGAGGGTGTAA
- a CDS encoding branched-chain amino acid ABC transporter permease, which yields MSFISYFINGLSLGSVYAIIALGYTMVYGIAKMLNFAHGDVIMIGGYVVFTVVSTMGLGPVAGVLLAVILCTVLGVVIEGVAYRPLRMASPLAVLITAIGVSYLLQNIALLVFGSNPKSFTSVVTIPALKLAGGKLTISGETIVTIISCVIIMICLTTFIKKTKAGQAMLAVSEDKGAAQLMGINVDGTVALTFAIGSALAAIAGALLCSAYPTLTPYTGSMPGIKAFVAAVFGGIGSIPGALIGGLLLGIIENLSKAYISSQLSDAIVFGVLIVVLLVKPTGILGKKISEKV from the coding sequence ATGAGTTTCATATCCTATTTTATTAATGGTTTAAGCCTGGGCAGTGTCTATGCGATTATTGCTTTAGGATATACCATGGTATATGGCATTGCCAAGATGCTTAACTTTGCTCATGGCGATGTAATTATGATTGGAGGATACGTGGTGTTCACAGTCGTCAGCACAATGGGCTTAGGTCCTGTTGCAGGCGTACTCCTTGCGGTTATCTTATGTACTGTTTTAGGCGTGGTCATTGAGGGCGTCGCTTACCGCCCTTTGCGTATGGCAAGTCCTCTTGCAGTTCTGATTACAGCAATCGGTGTGAGCTACCTGCTTCAAAACATCGCACTGCTTGTTTTCGGATCCAATCCCAAGTCTTTTACTTCCGTAGTAACAATTCCTGCGCTTAAATTAGCAGGCGGAAAATTAACGATTTCCGGCGAAACCATAGTTACCATTATCAGCTGTGTCATTATAATGATCTGCCTGACTACTTTTATTAAAAAGACAAAAGCAGGACAGGCGATGTTGGCAGTGTCAGAAGATAAGGGAGCTGCCCAGTTAATGGGTATTAACGTAGATGGTACCGTTGCTCTTACCTTTGCCATTGGTTCTGCTTTGGCAGCGATTGCAGGAGCACTGTTATGTTCTGCATACCCAACCCTTACTCCATATACCGGTTCCATGCCTGGAATTAAGGCATTCGTAGCTGCGGTATTTGGAGGAATCGGTTCTATCCCGGGGGCACTTATCGGCGGACTTTTGCTGGGTATCATTGAGAATTTAAGCAAGGCTTATATTTCATCCCAGTTGTCTGATGCCATCGTATTTGGAGTTTTAATTGTTGTTCTTCTTGTGAAACCAACCGGTATCTTAGGCAAGAAGATAAGCGAGAAAGTATAG
- a CDS encoding helix-turn-helix domain-containing protein: protein MNSFYILNDAIRYVEDHIYEPITPEDIASACNYSVSNLKYLFQKVFQYGMMDYVNKRKITEAAGRLIQTEETVGSVAYHYGYSSQEVFTRAFYKVWDETPGTYRKNHQFYRFFPMQEFIYDSCKVFRRRFDLRPLFRELKQTDSSIVACFDIIGIRFIKTCFGREAGDAAALKALQRIESLTKRGGHLYRMAGDKFVVNFESSDYETVRCAVVEVLSCNTNPFLYKENTIPLPMFAGIGDVSAKENTEDNLFPFLDDILKSAHKRLERTFRGMDGCDYFKMVYEENSGLYQGFALNTWKGSRMGRTGLISHVPGEETQSVFRLDHETSPVRWNTSGQEYELFFPQGEFWYKKTVFDSLGNMVREHYYIIRDLTCCDRSTVTFTLLFLEIVKTLEGKILTLNEGELKEALHDGSISKKDYHFIKSTGESIRNMIEKKTE from the coding sequence GTGAATAGCTTTTACATATTAAATGATGCTATCCGTTACGTGGAAGATCATATATACGAACCAATTACGCCGGAGGACATTGCCAGTGCATGTAATTATTCTGTATCTAATCTTAAATACTTGTTCCAAAAAGTATTTCAATACGGAATGATGGATTACGTGAACAAAAGAAAAATAACGGAGGCCGCCGGTAGACTGATACAAACCGAAGAGACGGTAGGCTCCGTTGCTTATCATTATGGATATAGCTCTCAGGAAGTATTCACCAGAGCATTTTATAAGGTATGGGATGAGACTCCTGGGACTTACCGTAAGAATCATCAGTTCTACAGATTTTTCCCAATGCAGGAGTTTATCTATGATTCCTGTAAGGTATTTCGCAGGCGGTTTGATCTTCGGCCTCTTTTTAGGGAGCTAAAGCAAACAGATTCCTCCATAGTAGCTTGCTTTGATATCATAGGCATCCGTTTTATTAAAACGTGCTTTGGAAGAGAGGCCGGAGATGCCGCAGCTTTAAAAGCTCTCCAGCGAATCGAGTCATTGACAAAAAGGGGCGGGCACTTATACCGTATGGCTGGTGATAAGTTTGTAGTAAATTTTGAATCCTCTGATTATGAGACGGTTCGCTGTGCAGTTGTCGAAGTTTTAAGCTGCAATACGAATCCCTTTCTATATAAAGAAAATACGATCCCCTTGCCCATGTTTGCAGGTATAGGGGACGTTTCTGCGAAAGAGAACACAGAAGATAATTTATTTCCCTTTCTTGATGATATTCTAAAAAGCGCTCATAAAAGATTAGAAAGAACCTTTCGTGGAATGGATGGCTGTGATTATTTTAAAATGGTCTATGAGGAAAATTCTGGCCTTTATCAAGGATTTGCTTTAAATACATGGAAAGGCAGCAGAATGGGCCGTACAGGCCTCATCTCTCATGTGCCAGGAGAAGAGACCCAAAGTGTATTCCGGCTTGATCATGAGACATCGCCCGTCAGATGGAATACATCTGGTCAGGAATATGAACTGTTTTTTCCACAAGGAGAGTTCTGGTATAAAAAAACAGTCTTTGACAGCCTTGGGAATATGGTAAGGGAGCATTATTATATCATCAGAGACCTGACCTGTTGTGATAGAAGTACGGTTACTTTTACCCTTCTTTTTCTGGAAATAGTAAAAACCTTGGAAGGAAAGATTCTGACTCTAAATGAAGGCGAATTAAAGGAGGCGCTTCATGATGGCTCCATCTCAAAAAAGGATTACCACTTCATAAAATCCACAGGAGAATCCATACGAAACATGATTGAAAAGAAAACGGAATAA
- a CDS encoding ABC transporter ATP-binding protein: MAILEVKNLEVYYGVIKALKGISFDVNEGEIVALIGANGAGKTTTLHTITGLLKSASGSIQFDGNDITRIRGDKIVGMGMAHVPEGRRVFAALSVYENLKLGAYTRRDKNEIEETLQMIYKRFPRLLERKNQPAGTLSGGEQQMLAMGRALMSHPKVIVLDEPSMGLSPLYVSEIFDIIQEINKSGTTVLLVEQNAKKALSIANRAYVLETGDIVLSGDAKELMNNDSVKKAYLSE, encoded by the coding sequence ATGGCAATACTTGAAGTGAAAAATCTGGAAGTATACTATGGCGTGATCAAAGCGCTGAAAGGTATTTCCTTTGATGTAAACGAAGGAGAGATCGTGGCTTTAATCGGTGCCAATGGTGCGGGAAAAACCACAACTCTTCATACCATAACCGGTCTTTTAAAGTCAGCTTCCGGCAGTATACAATTTGACGGCAATGACATCACCCGTATCAGGGGAGATAAAATCGTTGGAATGGGTATGGCCCATGTACCGGAAGGAAGGCGTGTATTCGCAGCATTAAGTGTATACGAAAACTTAAAGCTGGGTGCTTACACCAGACGGGATAAGAACGAAATAGAAGAAACCCTTCAGATGATCTATAAGCGCTTTCCAAGGCTTTTAGAGAGAAAGAATCAGCCTGCTGGAACCTTAAGCGGCGGTGAACAGCAGATGTTAGCCATGGGACGTGCTCTCATGAGCCATCCTAAGGTCATCGTTCTTGATGAGCCATCCATGGGACTTTCTCCTCTCTATGTAAGTGAGATTTTTGATATCATTCAGGAGATCAATAAATCAGGTACCACTGTATTGCTGGTAGAGCAAAATGCGAAAAAGGCATTGTCCATTGCAAACAGAGCTTACGTGTTGGAAACAGGAGACATTGTATTAAGCGGAGATGCAAAAGAGCTTATGAATAATGATTCTGTGAAAAAGGCTTATCTAAGCGAATAA
- a CDS encoding ABC transporter ATP-binding protein, with protein sequence MSLIEVSHVSREFKSFQRPEGLKNALYTLFKREYEYKMAVDDVSFSIEKGELVGYIGPNGAGKSTTIKMLSGILVPSSGTVITGGIVPWEQRKKNASHIGVVFGQRSQLNWDLPMEDTFELYRRMYRIHNNSYHRNVDMFVELLEMQQFLRKPVRQLSLGQKMRAELAVALLHDPSILYLDEPTIGLDVVVKDKIRKFIRSLNQEKKTTVILTTHDMDDIEEICNRIIMIDHGKLVLDQTIHDFKIQGTDHYYVELSFSSNHKPLNIPGVLMVKEEAACHTYQVDSGMVSFNLLLRLLSDSYDVTDITINKPEIDEIVRRLYKRTGEREQSE encoded by the coding sequence ATGTCATTGATTGAAGTTAGTCATGTATCAAGAGAATTTAAAAGCTTTCAAAGGCCGGAAGGACTGAAAAACGCTTTATATACTTTATTTAAGCGGGAATATGAGTATAAGATGGCAGTAGATGATGTTTCCTTCTCTATTGAAAAAGGTGAGCTTGTGGGGTACATAGGCCCAAACGGAGCAGGGAAGTCCACTACCATAAAAATGCTGTCGGGTATTCTGGTGCCTTCCTCCGGCACTGTTATTACCGGAGGAATTGTTCCGTGGGAGCAGCGCAAAAAGAACGCCAGTCATATTGGTGTTGTTTTTGGACAAAGGTCTCAGCTGAACTGGGACCTGCCGATGGAAGATACCTTTGAACTATACCGCAGAATGTATCGTATCCATAATAATAGTTATCATAGAAATGTAGACATGTTCGTGGAGCTGTTAGAAATGCAGCAATTTTTAAGAAAACCCGTAAGACAATTAAGTCTTGGACAAAAAATGAGGGCCGAGCTGGCAGTTGCTCTTCTTCATGACCCCTCCATACTATATTTAGATGAACCGACCATTGGTCTTGATGTGGTAGTAAAAGATAAAATACGTAAATTCATCCGAAGCCTGAATCAGGAGAAAAAGACGACAGTGATCCTTACAACACATGATATGGATGATATCGAGGAAATCTGCAATCGAATTATCATGATTGATCATGGAAAACTGGTGCTTGACCAGACGATACATGATTTTAAGATTCAGGGAACCGATCATTATTACGTGGAACTCTCTTTTTCTTCCAATCATAAACCTCTTAACATACCTGGCGTCCTTATGGTAAAGGAAGAAGCAGCCTGTCATACGTATCAGGTGGATTCTGGCATGGTTTCGTTTAATCTGCTGTTGCGCTTATTATCAGATTCTTATGATGTTACAGATATCACAATTAATAAGCCGGAGATAGACGAAATTGTAAGAAGACTTTATAAAAGGACAGGGGAAAGAGAGCAAAGTGAATAG
- a CDS encoding ABC transporter ATP-binding protein, whose amino-acid sequence MALLEIKNLGISFGGLRAVDNFSITIEKGQLYGLIGPNGAGKTTIFNLLTGVYKPNAGTILLDGENITGKKTMEINNAGIARTFQNIRLFKELTVLDNVKTGLHNRHSYSTLTGILRLPKYYKVEKEMDEKAIELLKVFDLDQEKDILASNLPYGKQRKLEIARALATGPKLLLLDEPAAGMNPNETKELMDTIRFVRDNFDMTILLIEHDMKLVSGICEKLTVLNFGQVLIQGGTADVLNDPEVIKAYLGE is encoded by the coding sequence ATGGCTTTGCTTGAAATCAAAAATCTTGGAATCTCCTTCGGTGGCTTGCGTGCCGTAGATAATTTTAGTATTACCATAGAAAAAGGACAGTTATATGGTCTGATCGGCCCCAATGGTGCGGGTAAAACCACCATATTTAATCTGTTGACAGGTGTATATAAACCCAATGCAGGTACCATTCTTCTCGATGGGGAAAACATTACCGGCAAAAAAACAATGGAGATCAATAATGCTGGAATCGCAAGAACGTTCCAGAACATCCGTTTGTTTAAAGAATTGACCGTACTGGATAACGTGAAGACGGGACTTCATAACCGCCATTCTTATTCTACATTAACTGGCATCCTTCGACTGCCAAAGTATTACAAAGTGGAAAAGGAAATGGATGAAAAGGCAATTGAGCTTTTAAAGGTATTTGACTTAGATCAGGAAAAAGACATTCTTGCCTCTAATCTGCCTTACGGTAAACAGAGAAAGCTGGAGATTGCAAGGGCTCTTGCCACTGGCCCCAAGCTGTTACTCCTTGACGAACCTGCGGCAGGTATGAATCCCAATGAGACCAAAGAGCTTATGGACACCATCCGGTTTGTGCGTGACAATTTTGATATGACGATTCTGCTGATTGAACACGATATGAAGCTTGTCTCCGGCATCTGCGAGAAGCTGACTGTTTTAAATTTCGGTCAGGTACTTATCCAGGGTGGCACTGCAGATGTATTAAATGACCCTGAAGTCATCAAGGCATATTTGGGCGAATAA